The Rhodobacter sp. genome segment GGCCGAAAAGGGCGCGCGGGTGGTTCTGCTGGCCCATTTCGGCCGTCCCAAGGGCAAGGTCGTGCCGGCCATGTCGCTGTCGCAGGTTCGTCCCGCGCTGGCCCAGCGGTTGGGTCGGCCGGTGGCCTTTGCCGAGGATTGCATCGGCGCCCCGGCCAAGCAGGCCATCCAGGCGATGCAGCCGGGCGACGTGCTGCTGCTGGAAAACACCCGCTTTCATCCGGGCGAGGAACAGAATGACCCGATGATGGCGGCCTCGCTGGCGGCATTGGGCGACATCTACGTCAACGATGCCTTTTCGGCGGCGCACCGGGCGCACGCCTCGACCGAGGGCATCGCCACGCTGCTGCCGTCCTGCGCCGGCCGCCTGATGGAGGCCGAGCTGCGGGCGCTGGACGCGGCGCTGGGCAACCCCCGGCGCCCGCTCGTGGCGGTGGTGGGCGGGGCCAAGGTCTCGACCAAACTCGATCTGCTGGGCAATCTGGTGGCCAGGGTCGATGCGCTGGTGATCGGTGGCGGCATGGCCAACACCTTTCTGGCGGCGCAGGGAAAGCCGGTCGGAAAATCGCTGTGCGAACACGACCTGGCCGACACCGCGCGCGCGATCCTGGACAAGGCCGCGGATACCGGTTGCACGATCCTCTTGCCCTCGGACCTGGTGGTCGCGCGCGAATTCAAGGCCCATGCCGCGCATGAGGTGGTGGCCGAATGCCCCGCCGACGCGATGATCCTGGACGCCGGCCCCGCCAGCGTCGCGGCGATCGCCAACCTGTTCGACAGCGCCCAGACGCTGATCTGGAACGGCCCTCTCGGCGCCTTCGAGCTGGAGCCGTTCGACGCCGCGACCAACGCCGCCGCGGCCAGGGCGGCGGAGCGGACGCGCGCGGGTGCGCTGATTTCGGTCGCCGGCGGGGGCGATACGGTCGCGGCGCTGAACCGGGCCGGGGCGGCGCAGGATTTCACCTATATCTCGACCGCCGGCGGCGCCTTCCTGGAATGGATGGAGGGCAAGGTCCTGCCCGGCGTCGCGGTGCTGGAGCGGTCATGACCCGCCCTGCCCCCGACCCCGACGACCCCAAGGGGCTGATCCGCGAAAGCTTTCGCATCGATGGGATCACCGAGAGCGAGTGCCGTTCGATCCTGATGGACTGGGCGCTGAGCCTGCCACTGGATGCCGATCAGCCGGCGACGGCGGCGCGGTTGCACGCGCGCCACGCCGCCACCGCGCACCCGATGACCGCCCTTCTGGCCGAGGCCGCGCGCGCGACGCCATCGACGCAGCGCCGTCGCGGCGGGCGCGCGGGTCGGTTCGCAGGCCATCAGGACCCGGCATGAGCCTGCTGGCGGCGGCAGCGGGCGTGGTGGCCGGCTCGTCGGCGCTGACGCTGCTGAACGCGCGGCGACGCGAGACCGCCTGGCGCCACGCCTTTCCGCCGGAAGGGCAGTTCATCCCCGTCGAGGGGCGCCGCATCCATGCGCATGTCAGCGGTCGGACGGACGCCCCCGCCGTGGTGCTGATCCACGGCGCGAACGGCAATCTGAGGGATTTCACCTTTGACCTGGCGGATCGGCTGGCCGGCCGGTTCCGGGTGATCGCCGTGGATCGGCCCGGCATGGGCTGGTCCGACGGCTGGGGCGAGGCCGACAGCGACCCGATGGTGCAGGCGCGCGTGCTGCGTCAGGCGGTGGCCGCGCTTGGGGTCACGCGGCCCGTCGTGCTGGGCCATTCCTATGGCGGATCGGTGGCGATGGGCTGGGCCTTGCAGGACCCGCAGACCGCCGGACTGGTGCTGCTGGCCGGGGCCACGCACCCGTGGCAGGGCTACGGCCTGGGCGCCTGGTATGCGGTGAATGCCACGCCGCTGGGCCGTCCCGCGCGGGTGCTGGCGGCGGGGCTGGCGCCCCGGCGGATGATCGACGCCTCGCTGGCCGCGGTCTTTGCACCCGCGCCGGTGCCTATTGGCTATGCGGCGCATTTTGGCCCGGGCCTGGCGCTCAGGCGGCAGACGCAGGCGGCGAACACGCGGCAGGTCAATGCCCTGCTGGCGCATGTCACGCGGATGCAGCCCCGTTACGCCGCGCTTTGCTTGCCGATCGAGGTTCTGCACGGCGACGCGGACACCGTGGTCGGCATCGACATCCACGCCCGCAAGCTGGCGGCCGAGGTGCCCTCGGCCCGGCTGACGGTGCTGGCGGGGGCCGGGCACATGCCCCATCATTCCCACCCCGACGCGGTTCTGGACGCCGTGAACCGGGTTGCGGCGCGCGCCGGCCTGCCCGGCGCCCCGGACGGCTCAGAGCGCGGCTAGACCGTCCCAGACCAGCTTCACCCCGACCAGCGCGACCATCGTATAGGTGAAGGGATAGAAGACCTCGGCCCGCATCCGCCTGACGATCGCCGCGCCGATCCGCACCGCGACCACCGCCAGCGGCGCCAGCACCAGCGCCGAGATCAGAACGTCGCGCTGGAACATCCCCAGCGCCGCATAGGGCACAACCTTGATCGCGTTCACCACCGCGAAAAAGATCACCGAGGTTCCGGTATAGGTCCGGGGGTCCAGCCGCTTGGGCAAGACCTGGATCTGGAACGGCGGCCCGCCGGCGTGCGCCACGAACGAGGTGAACCCCGCGACCGCCCCCCACAGCCAGCCCATCGCCGGGATGTGACGCGGCGCCCGGCCCAGCCAGCGCCCCAGCAGCGCGCGCGCAGCAAAGGCCAGCGCCACCGCGCCGACCATCAGCCGCACCACCGCGTCCGAGGTGATCGCCGCCGTCGCCCAGCCCAGTCCGATGCCGATCAGCGCGGCCGGCAGCATCACCCGCAGCACCGACCCGTCGCGCCAGCCGCGCCAGGTCCACAGGCTGACCGCATCCATCATCAGAAGGATCGGCAGCAGCACCGCCGCCGCCAGCACCGGCGGCATGACCAGCGACATGACCGGCACGCCCATCAGCGCGAAGGCGCCGCCCAGCCCGCCCTTTGACAGCCCGACCAGCGACACCGCCAGCACGGTGACCCACAGCATCGCCGGGGTCGCGAAAACCGTCCAATCCGCCATGCGCCGGGTGCTCCTGTCCAAGGGACCGCCCTGCCCCCGCGGCGCCACCAGACCCTGCCGCGTCGCACTTGTCCAGCCCCCTCCAGGGCGACACCGGGCGGGCCCGTAAGGGAGGCGGGCGTCAGCCGCCTGTATGGCTCATGTGGCGGCTCATTTGCCCGGCGACGCGCTGGCGCGAATAATCGAAATCGTGGCCCTTGGGCTTGCGCGAAATGGCCGCGCGGATCGCCTGCTCCAGAACCCGGTCGTCGTCCGAGGCCCTGAGCGGCGCGCGCAGATCGGCCATGTCCTCTTGCCCCAGGCACATGAACAGCTCGCCCGTGCAGGTCACGCGCACCCGGTTGCAGCTTTCGCAGAAATTATGCGTGAGCGGGGTGATGAAACCGATGCGCTGGCCGGTTTCCTCGATGCGGACATAGCGCGCGGGACCGCCCGTCCGGTCGGGCAGATCGGTCAGGGTAAAGACCTCGGCCAGGCGGGCGCGCAGGTCCTTTAGCGGCCAATATTGATCGAGACGCGCCTCTTCGGACATCTCGCCCATGGGCATCACCTCGATGAAGGTCAGGTCGTGCCCCTCACGCGCGCACCATTCGGTGATGGGGACCAGCTCGTCCTCGTTGAAGCCTTTCAGCGCGACGACGTTGATCTTGATCGTCAGGCCCGCCGCGCGCGCCGCGTCGATACCGGCCAGCACCTGCGACAGCCGTCCCCAACGGGTGATGGTGGCGAATTTCGCGTCGTCGAGCGTGTCGAGCGAGACATTCACCCGCCGCACCCCCGCCTCGGCCAGCGGGGCGGCGAATTTCGCCAGTTGCGAACCGTTGGTGGTCAGCGTCAGCTCCTTCAGCGCGCCGCTGTCCAGGTGCCGCCGCATCCCCTGAAAGAACGTCAGAATGCCCTTGCGCA includes the following:
- a CDS encoding alpha/beta hydrolase, with protein sequence MSLLAAAAGVVAGSSALTLLNARRRETAWRHAFPPEGQFIPVEGRRIHAHVSGRTDAPAVVLIHGANGNLRDFTFDLADRLAGRFRVIAVDRPGMGWSDGWGEADSDPMVQARVLRQAVAALGVTRPVVLGHSYGGSVAMGWALQDPQTAGLVLLAGATHPWQGYGLGAWYAVNATPLGRPARVLAAGLAPRRMIDASLAAVFAPAPVPIGYAAHFGPGLALRRQTQAANTRQVNALLAHVTRMQPRYAALCLPIEVLHGDADTVVGIDIHARKLAAEVPSARLTVLAGAGHMPHHSHPDAVLDAVNRVAARAGLPGAPDGSERG
- the moaA gene encoding GTP 3',8-cyclase MoaA → MSTKAPLVDPFARAIQYLRVSVTDRCDFRCTYCMAEHMTFLPKKDLLSLEELDRLCTAFIGLGVEKLRITGGEPLVRKGILTFFQGMRRHLDSGALKELTLTTNGSQLAKFAAPLAEAGVRRVNVSLDTLDDAKFATITRWGRLSQVLAGIDAARAAGLTIKINVVALKGFNEDELVPITEWCAREGHDLTFIEVMPMGEMSEEARLDQYWPLKDLRARLAEVFTLTDLPDRTGGPARYVRIEETGQRIGFITPLTHNFCESCNRVRVTCTGELFMCLGQEDMADLRAPLRASDDDRVLEQAIRAAISRKPKGHDFDYSRQRVAGQMSRHMSHTGG
- a CDS encoding sulfite exporter TauE/SafE family protein, with protein sequence MADWTVFATPAMLWVTVLAVSLVGLSKGGLGGAFALMGVPVMSLVMPPVLAAAVLLPILLMMDAVSLWTWRGWRDGSVLRVMLPAALIGIGLGWATAAITSDAVVRLMVGAVALAFAARALLGRWLGRAPRHIPAMGWLWGAVAGFTSFVAHAGGPPFQIQVLPKRLDPRTYTGTSVIFFAVVNAIKVVPYAALGMFQRDVLISALVLAPLAVVAVRIGAAIVRRMRAEVFYPFTYTMVALVGVKLVWDGLAAL
- a CDS encoding phosphoglycerate kinase; protein product: MSWKTLDSFDFASKTALVRVDINVPVENGAVSDFTRIDAVLPTIRELAEKGARVVLLAHFGRPKGKVVPAMSLSQVRPALAQRLGRPVAFAEDCIGAPAKQAIQAMQPGDVLLLENTRFHPGEEQNDPMMAASLAALGDIYVNDAFSAAHRAHASTEGIATLLPSCAGRLMEAELRALDAALGNPRRPLVAVVGGAKVSTKLDLLGNLVARVDALVIGGGMANTFLAAQGKPVGKSLCEHDLADTARAILDKAADTGCTILLPSDLVVAREFKAHAAHEVVAECPADAMILDAGPASVAAIANLFDSAQTLIWNGPLGAFELEPFDAATNAAAARAAERTRAGALISVAGGGDTVAALNRAGAAQDFTYISTAGGAFLEWMEGKVLPGVAVLERS